The genomic region GgttcgacgtcgacatgtGAAGAGTAGAAATCCAGGCACGATCGTCATCAGACTCAGACTTTGTCACCTGTCAACAGTCACCTGTCATCAGCCAATAGGCAGGTGGCGTCATTAATTCAGGTCTTGCAAACCATCACTCGTATGCCTGCAACCATCATAATCAGTGATTTGACCACTGTCGCTGGCGAATCGATACTGATCGATGCTGATCGCGCGTGGTGCGGGGCGTGTAAGACGAAGCGAAGCAGAGATGCTTGCGCCCTTTGCCACTCACACACGTCTGGCCGCCGGAGGCGGCATTCCCTCTCTTGCTTCTTACCGCATTCCCCACCGCCTAGGCGCAGTTAAGGTTCGCGCACGTTAGGAAGATGTAGCCGGAAGCGAATTGTTGTCAGTTGAACCTAACTTGCGAGCTCCGTAACGAGCGCACGCGTCTGGGACTGTGGAGGCTGAGTGAGGAGGTGTAGGGACGAGCATCTTTGGCCTTTGCTGCACCTACGACGGGGAGCCATCATCGTGATGTGTCTTCAGCCGCCTTTCCATCGATGGCGGTGGCCAGAAGGATGAAACAGCCATCTCATCACGTTGACAAGAAGTGAGCAGAAAGCGCCCTCTATCAGGGCAACGCCTCCTAGACATCCACCACACAGGACTGGACACCTTTCTCGCTGACGTCGCTGACGGCGCGCTACCTGTAGACACAGGCCGAGAAAGGTGCCGCGAACTTGCGAGGAGACACTGACGGCTCGTCCGTGTTACTCACAAGTCGCCAGGCGTGGGATACTAAGCATCAAATCTCATCGTGGGGCTCGTGTTCAGCCCCGCCCAGCAGATCATGGTGAAGTCACTCTCAGCTCCTCAGCTTGGGGTTCTCTGTATTGCATCTCGCCATAGGATTCCCACTGAGACGGCAGGGAACTGATTACATCAGAACGCTGCTGGGCACTGCTCCTTGGGGCAGGAGCGGTGACGCGCCACTCGAGACCATCCTACCATCCGCCACTGACTACGCATCTTGGGAGCCAAACAGTCTGACAAGCCTAGGGCATTGGAACGATGAGCAGTTTGGAATGAACAGCAGCAACATACGACGCCCAGCAGGAAAAACGATCCGGAGCACCACGAGAGTTACGTGGAACCAAACAGGGGATCAGGAGACACCTACGGCCGTGAAAACCTCCAGAGGCCGCCCCGGAGACGCTACATCCGGTCCGGAAGTCGAGGTGCCTCGTTCCTCCTGGTCACCGACCGATCTCGGCCGACTCCAACAACCTGATGTGGCTGGATCCAGTACCTGAGGCACTGTACCTCTGTAGCTAACCCGGACGGACTGGCTTGAAGGAATAATtactcctcctcgccaagtcCAGGCGCTACTGTGGCAGAGTCGCTCAATGAACAACAATCACCTGATGCTCAAAACACCACCATATTTGCTCACGTGCAGGAGCTACCTCTGCTGGTTTTACCATCTTGCCACCTACCGTCCACTGACCCCGGTCAGCGCATGTACGGCGTCCACTTGCTGAATGACAGATTCTTCTGGGTCACCTGAATGGTAAAGTCAGTCAGATCTACGGGTCTCCCCATAATTTCCTCGTCACAAGGAGAAACAATCATCGTCTGAAACAACGCCGCAGCGGCTTTCAGCACACTTTTCATTGTGCGTGGCCTGGGTAGACTCCGACGTACCTCGTCGTTATGTTGGCAACTCGAACAGGTCAAGTTGCCCAGGGGCAAAATGGACGATAAACGCCGCCATGGAGTTACCATTCCTAGCTTGTGATGCCACCCTGAGACATGTGCTACAGTTTATGCCGTCATACCTTCTGTGCGGGAACAATCTGGCCATTATTTCTCGGGGTGCTGGTGGAGTACAGTGGCGTCATGGGATTGGGCCTTCTCAACAAAGTATGACGCTTCGCAGGGCAAGGAACTTTGCCGGTTCGGATGTACGCCCCTTGTCGGCTTGTCGACAAGCTGTTTTTTGTTGTCAGCTGGCTAGTGGCCGACTCGGTCCTCGGAGAAGACCCTGCAATTTACTCTCTCTGCCCCGCaggagctcctcaaggctCCGTCGGGGACGGGGTGGCTGATGTGGAACATGAGTGATACATAAGACCCGCCGAGGCATGGGAAGAACCTCATTCCCAACCACCACTTCCACAATGTCGACAACGCCTACGACCGACCACACTCCCGGGGGACACGAAGAGAAGATTGCGAAGCGGTTGCGCGAGTCGATCACCGATCACGAGGACGGCTTCGAGACGCCTCCTATCGACTGGGATGAGGCGGCACGCTTCCAGCcctccaagctcaaggGCAACTCTCTGACTTACATGGTCGCTTTTGTTGCGGGTACCGGCTTCACCCTCTTCGGTTACGACCAGGGTGTCATGTCCGGTAAGGAATGCATTATGGCATCGCTGACGGCAGGTATGCTCACCCTTCCGATCTTCCTTAAGCAGTTCCCGAGCACCGCGACCGAGGCCGGTttcggcggcggcaacgcCAACGCGGCGACGCTCCAGTCATTTATGGTTGCGATTTACGAGATTGGCTGTCTTGTGGGCGCCCTGTCCAACCTCTGGGTTGGTGACAAGCTGGGTCGCAAGCACAcgatcgcgctcggcggctTCATCATGACTATCGGCGCCATTCTCCAAACCACGGCTTTCACGTACGCGCACATGCTCGTTGCTCGCGTCGTCACCGGTATCGGAAACGGTCTCCTCACCTCGACAGTCCCCGCTTACCAGTCCGAGTGCGCCAAGcctcaccgccgcggccagCTCGTGCTCTGGATGGGCTCGCTCATTACGTTCGGCATCATGATCTCGTACTGGATCAACCTCGGATGCTACTTTATCGACAACGATGCGGCCTGGCGCTTCCCCATGGCTTTCCAGATCGTCTTTGCCATCATCATGATCGGCTGCATCTACGGTTTCAGGCTGCCCGactcgccgcgctggcTCGTCTCCAAGGGCCGgtacgccgaggccgtcgccgtcctcgctgccCTGGACAACACCACCGTCGACGACCCCGAGATCCGCCGCACCTTCCACGGTATCGTCGACTCGGCCCAGCAGGAGTCCAAGGAGAAGTTCAGCGTCCGCGAGCTCATGTCCCACGGCAAGACCCAGCATTTCCGCCGCACCCTCCTCGGTTTCCTCGCTCAGATGTTCCAGCAGATCTCTGGCATCAACCTCATCACCTACTACCTCACCACCGTGCTTGGCGGCATGGGCCTGGGCCCTGTCATGTCGCGCACCATCGCCGGCGTCAACGGAACGGTCTACTTCCTCACTTCGATCGCTGCTCTGTTCATGGTTGAGCGTTTCGGCCGTCGGCCCCTCATGGTCTGGACCGCTCTCCTCCAGGCGGCGACGTTTGCTATCCTCGCGGGCCTATACAAGGAGGTCAGCGACGGTAACAAGGCCGCCCAGGGCGTCTCGGTACTCAtgctcttcctcttcaacACCTGGTTCTCGATTGGCTGGCTCGGCATGACCTGGCTCTACCCTGCCGAAGTCACTCCTCTCCGCATCCGTGCTCCCGCCAACGCTGTCTCTACCGCGAGCAACTGGCTCTTCAGTGAGTTTCCGCGTCCCCTCTCCTGGTTGAATCGTACTGACCCCAGACTTCATGGTTGTGATGGCTACCGGGCCCATGTTCGCCAAGATCGGGTGGGGCACGtacgccttcttcgccgcGATGAACGGCATCATCATCTTCCCCGTCGTCTACCTCTACTTCCCTGAGACCAAGAAGTACTctctcgaggagctcgacatCATCTTTGCCAAGGCTCACAACGAGCGCCGCAACCCTGTCACTGTCAGtctcgagggcgacatTCCCCCGGCTGGTTCGCGGGAGGCAGAGCAGATCCTCGGCCGCACTATCCGCGccgagaagatggaggatggaggtttcggccgccgcctctcccGCGTCATCAGCGGTCCCGCCGAAGGGCGCAGGCTGTCGCGCGAGCACGTTTAAGGGGTTTAATACAGTGGaagggtggaggggtggtTAGCAGTGCTGTAGCTCCAGCGTAATGATGACCAATGTATGGCCATTGATTAAGTGTTTGTGTTGTTTGCCGGGAGGTTTTAAATGCCCCTCATGTCCCACTGATGCTCTCATCTCGCCCATGCAGCATCAGAGACAGTACTAATTGCGGGCAACTGTAGACCTGGAGCTGTGCTACTGAGGGGGCGTCTTCGCCgtctctccctcctccacgtCAGCCTTTCACGGGGCTCGGTTTCCCACTTGATTTAGGCCGGAAatcatcttcctcctcgagcaaCCCATAATCCCCACCTCAAGGTCAACTTTGGATAGCGGCAGACTTCGGTCAGGAACAGCAACCCGCGCGCGTGGCTTCTTTTTCGAGTGAGGTGGAACGAAAGGAGACAAGGAATGGGGGCAAGTACAGGACATATGTTGACAATGTTATGAAATGCTTCCCTACTCCTCCGTGGTCTTCTGAGGCGAGCAGGATATATACGATTGTTCGGCCAAGTTGAAGCTTCAGACTGTTGGGAATTAGGTGACTGGCGAAATCATGTTGTGAACAGCTACCGTACATGCCCCCCATCTAATTCACTGGGAAAGTGTGATAATTGGAGCCAGTGGTGTGAAGACCACAGTTTTGTGTTCTTGAAGCAGTGTGGGCTCGGGTTTTGGATGAAAAGACCTGACTGCTGAAGCAAAGATTGCCAAATATTGATATGCCCAAACGCTGTTTGGTTTGGCCTGAATATTTGGTTCCCTTTCATGGAGGAGATCCCCATTTTTGACTCGGCAGTGGAGGTcgaaggaggggaggggtggTTCGCTGTAGGACATAGCGACGACGAAGGACTGTCTACAAAAGGCCACTTGGGCTTGGTGGGGCAGTGCGGGGAGAAGGCAAAGACGTGTATGTCTTGGAGTATGCGGGGTAAGCATTCTCATCGTGGAAGGAGATCCTGACGACATGGAAGCTCAGATACTGTGGAGGAAGTGAGTGGCAGTTGTGCACGATGAGAGCGGCGGTGCTGTTTGCTCCGCCACGGCGTCCCCTCAACCATGCGAGGCGCAAAGCGACAGTGATCCCGCTAATCGCGAAGACGAGccgctcgccaagcgcTCCCGTCCCTGACCTTAGCTGAGTCTGCGAACTCCGAGCCACATGGAACTCTCCCAACCACCGAACGCGAACCTCCCTATCATCTTGACCACCTTCCAAAACGTCCTCCGCACGCGATGCATAGTGCTCATTCCCAAAAAGCTCTCACCACTGTGAGTCGAACACAGGACCTGCGGATTGGCTGCCACGTCTCTTCGACGCGGCGTGGTAACGGATTACAGTCCGacgctctaccaactgagctaTGGTGAGGATGCTCACGTGAGACTTGTTGGAAACTGCCCGTTGAGTTGGCGGCAGAAGTGCCACCAGCCCCGAATTTTGCTCCCGCACCTCTacttctcggcctcgacatCGCTATCGCACAGGCCACTTCCACCCTCGTATATCTACCTAGCCCGCACTACCGTTTTCTATGCACCTACACATCACTCCTCCACACGGGCTACTGCAGAAGCTACATTCCTGCATCCCGAGGACCTCCAACTTCAACCTGGAGGCACCACATCTAACAAGACACAGCAttctccttggccgtgGCCACGAGTTCCAGTACTCCAGTCAATGCAGTACGTTAGAACGCACATGGACAAACAACCTGGTCTGGAAACGACGTGTTGAAGAATAACGGGTTGAGTGGCCATCCTAGCTGGGTGGCCGTGGTGGCTTAAATGCACGTGGCGATTGATGCCAAGACGATGGCGGTAATGTGCATATGCATACAGTGGGATTACGAGAGTGTATCGGGAACGGAAGTCACTTACAGCTTGAGGCGTTTGGCGTCCGGCccagcctcggcgcgctgcttgcgcttggcgtcctccttgccgcccttgccgagcACCGTAACTCCCTTGCCAGATTTGACAAGGCTCTTGAGggcctcgtccttctgCTCGCGCAcactcttcttcttcgagTACAGCGCCTCCGTAccggcgagcttggcacGCTGCGACTTCTTCTCGCGCCGTGCCTTGGCACGtgcagccttggcctcctcggggGTCTGCTCCTCGCGGGCAGTGAGTTCGCCAGCACTTGGCCCGGCAAACATCTCCTGTGGTGCGAGCATGCTCCCAGCCGCCTGTGTGGAGGGAAGCGCGCTCTCCATGCTCGTCGTGGCAATGTTCTCGACAGTGCGGATTTGCGCCTTGGGTGCCTTGGGCACAAAGTTGAGCGAgctgagcgcgtcgagcttgtaGCAGATGTCGCCCCACAGCgtgtcgatctcgtcgtgctgcgccttgagcttggcgtcgcgcgcgtcaaCGGCTTTGCCACCGCTTGCGGCGGTCGTGTAGTCGTCCTCGTAGATTTGCGCAAGCGACTTGGCACTCTGCTTGTCATCCAGCTCAAAGAAGCGGCTGGGCAGGAAAGGCGTCGGGTCGTACGCAcgcacgcgctcgacacTGTCAAAGTTGTTGTCCAGGATGCGCTTCCTGATAAGCTCCTCGAGACTCGCCACGCTCTCCTCCGTGACGTTCGGTACGCTCTTGGCAACATGCTCAAAGTCcaggtcctcctccagcagcGAGTTTTCGGGGCGCGCACGTGACGAGGCCTCTCCCAGCAATGTCCAGTCCTTTGGCCCAATggcctccgcctcgagctgggcaaTCTGCTCAGCCAGCTCGCGCTGTCGCCGCTCATGTGTGGACATGACTGGGCGTCAGCCTTCTCTTGACTTGCACATAGCATGTACTCACCCTGCTTCgagtcgccctcgtcctcgctgtcgtcgaACAGATCTGCCTTGAGGCGGTCCATGACCCCGCGCGAcgggtcctcctcggcctctgctgcctcgtcctcgtcctcgtcctcgtcctcggcgaaCGCGACCTTCCGcttgctcttcttctttCCGTTGTCTTTCGCCTGGCCCTTATCCTTGCCCATCTCGGCCTGAGAGgttggccgcggcggtggcgcgaAGAAGTCGGAGTACATGAGtggcgcgtcgtcctcctcgccctcctcgaggaacaTGGTGCcaatgtcgtcgaggtcggcgtcttcgtcctcgtcgcctccgAGCGCGCCAGACGTCACACGTCCGgcctccatctcttccGTCTGGCGGTTGAAGTCGTCGATCGAGAAGAACTTGTCGTCCAGCGTCGGATGTTGGGCGCGCGGTTTGGACGGTCCGGGGGCATacccgtcgtcctcgtcctcagccTGGTCATCGGAGGCTccatcgtcgtcctcgtcttccaACGaaccctcctcgtccgagccGAGCTCTAGTTCCCCGTCCGAGCCAGAGCCcatctcgacgtcctcgtcgctcccCAActcttcatcatcatcctcgccgcttCCCTCGTCGCTATCCTTCTCACTCCCCTCATCAGACATTCCCTCCTCATACCCTCCTTCTGCCATCATCTTCTCCCATTCCTCGATGGTCATCTCCTCGGTGCTGTCGTCaccgtcatcgtcatcgtcctcctcttcccatcCCATCACGCTGccttcatcctcatcgGCATCGGCCTGTGcgacctccttgatgaTGCGACACAGCCCCTCCGCGCGTATTTCAAGCTGAGCCCACACCTGCTCGGGTTCCATTCCGGCGACGGTGAGCTCGGACAGCGGGGTGTAGGGCAACAGCTCCTGAGGCGCGGGCTtatcctcctcggcggcaggCTTGGACGAGCGCAGCTGAATCGTCGGCTGCTCGACAATCGAGGCGAGGAATGGGTGGATGTGCGGGTGCGAGTTGGCCTCAGTCGCAAtgcctgatgtcagcgtGGTTGAGGCACAGGCGTACCGAGATCGCAGATGTCCTTGACGGCATCGAGTGCGCGGCCGGCAAGCTTGTCGTCCCCACCTCGCGCGAGCTTGTGCTCccgcgaggagaggagggtggCGAAAGCCTCCAGCCCCGGGATAATGGACGCGGCTGGTGTGTCCTGCGACATGGTGTTGATGGGAGTcttgaggtggaggttgatTGGAGGTGGATCAGAATTTTGAGTGAGCAGTCAGTCTGACGCCAACAACTGCGACGGTATCAATGTCACGTGCCTTTCACGTGTTCCGGCGATACCTCTCCACTCATCTACGGCCATAAATAGTAAGCCAGAGCACTGAGCAGTAGCTAAGAGGACGCCATTAAGCCTTTGAGGTTTTCCATTTGACCATTATGCTCTACATATAGCTGCCTGCTTTGCATTAGGTGTGTTGGTCTGTGGACTTACTATGGGAAGAGATGTGGGTCACCTTGAGTGGTAGGGACCGAATTGGTTCCGCTTTACATGACGCGCATGGACGCGTCGAGTTTATTACCTTTGCTTTTCCCGccactcaccttcctcgaccttctctCAACAACACTCTCAAGATCCACCATTCTTTTGTCAACTCCCATCCACTTTCTCATCCACTCCTCATAATGTAAGTGGGCCATGTGTAGGTGAAGTAACGCGTAGGTCCGAGGCAGACACAGCAGCTCCTGGGGTACCGGCGAACGCGACGGGCATCGGCACGCCTATCCATGAGGACAGGCAGGCGCAGGTTACCAAGCTCCTTGCCGAAGGCAAAAAGGCTCTCGCGCTGAAGCAGTGGGAGGAGGCTATCGAGAAGCAGGCGTCGGCCCTGCAAATCCAGTACGTTGTCTGACGCTGCATGATCAACATCTGACAACAGGGATGAAGCCGGCGTGGACCAGCTCGACCCGTCTAAGGCCCCGCTGCTGTTCAACTACGGCCGCGCTCTGTTCGAACTCGCACTGTCCCAGCAGGGTGTGatgggcaaggaggaggtcgcgaAGGGGACCGACCCATCAGAGGGAGACAAGGACAAGTCGGGCAAGTTCGTGTTCGaaggcgacggcgatgacgaggaagaagaaggcgagggcgagggtgagggtgaggatgagggcgaggagcaaGAGGGTGCTgaaggtggggagggtggggaaggtggggaaCGGGAAGACGACCtgcccgaggacgacttcAACGCCGCGTGGGAGGTGCTCGACGTTGCACGGACGATCTACGAACGCGAGATTGCCAagaagagcgaggagaacgcgcgcgacgacaagATGAGCTTGGCAGAGTGTTTCCTGCTCTTAGGCGACATTAGCTGTGAGACAGGTCAGTAGAACCCCATTCTTGTTTCGAGGTGGCTGGTTGAGCCGCGTAAAGCATTTCATTAACGTGCAGAAAAGTTCGACCAGGCAGTGCAGGATTACAAGGCTGCGTTGGATATCAAGACGGCTCTCCTTCCGCCGTCATCACGCGCCCTCGCGTCTGCGCACTACCAGCTGTCGTCGGCTCTGGAGTTGACTCCCGGGGGACGTCCGGCGGCACTGGAGCACGTGCAGGCTGCGCTGGACGGGTtcaaggcgcgcgcggaCGAGTTGCGCCGTGCGATTGGGGGCAAGAAcgctgccgacgacgtcacGCGCCTTAacgagcgtgagcgcgaggccgagctcaaggacgtcaCCGAGCTTatcggcgacctcgaggtcaagattgacgagctcaaggtcgcACCACCACGCGAGGACCTCGTGAGCGGTACGATTaaccacctcctcggcggtgTTGGTGGCGAGGTGAAGCAGGACGCAGGCCCCGTCAACGACCTTACGTCAATGGTgcggaagaagaagcgcccCGCTCCGGAGAAGTCCGAGGACAAGAGCgacaagaaggccaaggtctTGGAGAAGTAGATGGTCAGTGTACTCTATCCCCTTCGTCCTTGGAATATAGCGCGGCGTATGATGTGCCTAGAGGCGCACACTGTAGTTCAGCTGGACATTAACATGCAGATTGTAGTTCGTACCATGCAAGTAGTCGATTACACTTGTGGCCTGGATGCAGTGCCATCCGTGTCAGTGTCGACTGCGTTGCTAACGAGCTTGGGTCCACTTTACGTCGCCACTTGCCTTGTTACTGTGGTGCCGGCTAACGGGCGCCGGGCGTACGGAGCACTGATCGGGGTTCGGCGAGCCGGTCGTGTCCGTGTGCCTGCTGCCAGTGCCACATTCTACGGTATTGTTCAGCACGTCGCGGGTTTGTGCAGTTCCAAGAATATCCCATCGCACCTGGGAAGTGGGCAGGGGAGATCGGTGGGCAGGTAAAAACCTTGTTTGTGTGGAATGTATGCAACCGAGGGGAAGCGATGGCTGCAACTCTGGACGTGctgtacatgtacatgcATGCATGTACTTCTACATCTACATCTATATTTGGGATGCCGTACAGTCTGTGCAGACGGCTTGGCGAGACCGTTGTTGGCGTGGGGACCCCAGAGCGATGCCGAACAGTTTGGGCAGACGTCACTGATACTGCGTTGGTAACGTGGTAGCTGTCTGTCTCTCTGTCATTCCATTCATTCCAACCCCAACGGCCCGTTGCCATCAACACCGACAGCCACACCGAGCTCCGGGAGCCGAGGCTACCCATCATGCCCTATCACTCTTCCCACTCTCCTTTACTCTCTCCACAACCACACTCACTacctcctccatccctcctcGATCCACCACATTCCTCACCAGTACCTCTCCACGctgacctcgtcgttgacgcGCTTCCACTCCACGCCGACCGACCAGGAAGCTCGTCATTGATGAGTGCCGCAGTCGGGCGCCGATTCACCCCATCGTCCGGCCACGGCCACCAGCTGGgccatcaccaccacccacgtccgcgctccttctcacgttcctcctcatccccttCGCCCCCTACCTCGCCGCGGACACGCACCCACGGGCTACCAGAGAAGAAGcgtacctcgtcgcgcaccgGTCGCCGACCGCAGCCACAGTCCAATCCTTCCTTTCATTATGCAGGCAGTGCGAGTTCAGCTGCATTCGTCGCAtcggacgaggaaggcagCGACCGCTTCGTGACACTCCACCCAGACGAcaccgaggtcgagcaccGCCGGGCCCCGCCCATGCGGTCCAGTCCAATACCGCGACCCGTACCCCACCCCCGTGCAATGACGCCGCGCATacccgccgacgtcgccgcccatCCCTTGTCTCCCCGGcacaccctcctcccacacACTTTCAAGGCCGGTCCACTGGCATTCACACTCACACGCAAgcgggccgaggacgcgatACTGCTAGGCGCTGTCGTCGCGGGCATCACCAAGCTCACATACACGTGGAAAGAGGTCGCACTTGCAGGCGGTGAGTCTATGAGATGGATTTGCTGACCTCAGAACTCACTACACTCCTCGTCCTGAGTGTCGCGTACGTTGCATTGCGCGTGCGCCCGGTCGAAACACCCGCATCACCAAGCCGCTCATCTCTCCCCTTGGGCGTGGCCAACCTCCGCGAGCGCTCCTCTCGACGAAACAGCCAGGCATTTCCAACTGCCCAGCCaaaggaggacgacgggcCCGTTGGAATAGGCAGTCGAGGATGCATCTGGGGCACCGAAGAGCGCGAGTACcggtgagcttgagcgTCGAACGTCGCAGCTAATGCCAGTGAGtgcctcgacgacggcgcactcttcgcgctcctcctctctcccttgACTGCTGCGGCGATGCTGCATGGTGCGCTCACGCGTCTCGCTGCGCAGCCACCCACGGCTACCCTCCCCGGTTGGGCGATCG from Cutaneotrichosporon cavernicola HIS019 DNA, chromosome: 2 harbors:
- a CDS encoding uncharacterized protein (Belongs to the major facilitator superfamily. Sugar transporter (TC 2.A.1.1) family), which produces MSTTPTTDHTPGGHEEKIAKRLRESITDHEDGFETPPIDWDEAARFQPSKLKGNSLTYMVAFVAGTGFTLFGYDQGVMSGMLTLPIFLKQFPSTATEAGFGGGNANAATLQSFMVAIYEIGCLVGALSNLWVGDKLGRKHTIALGGFIMTIGAILQTTAFTYAHMLVARVVTGIGNGLLTSTVPAYQSECAKPHRRGQLVLWMGSLITFGIMISYWINLGCYFIDNDAAWRFPMAFQIVFAIIMIGCIYGFRLPDSPRWLVSKGRYAEAVAVLAALDNTTVDDPEIRRTFHGIVDSAQQESKEKFSVRELMSHGKTQHFRRTLLGFLAQMFQQISGINLITYYLTTVLGGMGLGPVMSRTIAGVNGTVYFLTSIAALFMVERFGRRPLMVWTALLQAATFAILAGLYKEVSDGNKAAQGVSVLMLFLFNTWFSIGWLGMTWLYPAEVTPLRIRAPANAVSTASNWLFNFMVVMATGPMFAKIGWGTYAFFAAMNGIIIFPVVYLYFPETKKYSLEELDIIFAKAHNERRNPVTVSLEGDIPPAGSREAEQILGRTIRAEKMEDGGFGRRLSRVISGPAEGRRLSREHV
- the MPP10 gene encoding uncharacterized protein (small nucleolar ribonucleoprotein protein); translation: MSQDTPAASIIPGLEAFATLLSSREHKLARGGDDKLAGRALDAVKDICDLGIATEANSHPHIHPFLASIVEQPTIQLRSSKPAAEEDKPAPQELLPYTPLSELTVAGMEPEQVWAQLEIRAEGLCRIIKEVAQADADEDEGSVMGWEEEDDDDDGDDSTEEMTIEEWEKMMAEGGYEEGMSDEGSEKDSDEGSGEDDDEELGSDEDVEMGSGSDGELELGSDEEGSLEDEDDDGASDDQAEDEDDGYAPGPSKPRAQHPTLDDKFFSIDDFNRQTEEMEAGRVTSGALGGDEDEDADLDDIGTMFLEEGEEDDAPLMYSDFFAPPPRPTSQAEMGKDKGQAKDNGKKKSKRKVAFAEDEDEDEDEAAEAEEDPSRGVMDRLKADLFDDSEDEGDSKQVMSTHERRQRELAEQIAQLEAEAIGPKDWTLLGEASSRARPENSLLEEDLDFEHVAKSVPNVTEESVASLEELIRKRILDNNFDSVERVRAYDPTPFLPSRFFELDDKQSAKSLAQIYEDDYTTAASGGKAVDARDAKLKAQHDEIDTLWGDICYKLDALSSLNFVPKAPKAQIRTVENIATTSMESALPSTQAAGSMLAPQEMFAGPSAGELTAREEQTPEEAKAARAKARREKKSQRAKLAGTEALYSKKKSVREQKDEALKSLVKSGKGVTVLGKGGKEDAKRKQRAEAGPDAKRLKL
- a CDS encoding uncharacterized protein (SHNi-TPR), whose product is MSPGVPANATGIGTPIHEDRQAQVTKLLAEGKKALALKQWEEAIEKQASALQIQDEAGVDQLDPSKAPLLFNYGRALFELALSQQGVMGKEEVAKGTDPSEGDKDKSGKFVFEGDGDDEEEEGEGEGEGEDEGEEQEGAEGGEGGEGGEREDDLPEDDFNAAWEVLDVARTIYEREIAKKSEENARDDKMSLAECFLLLGDISCETEKFDQAVQDYKAALDIKTALLPPSSRALASAHYQLSSALELTPGGRPAALEHVQAALDGFKARADELRRAIGGKNAADDVTRLNEREREAELKDVTELIGDLEVKIDELKVAPPREDLVSGTINHLLGGVGGEVKQDAGPVNDLTSMVRKKKRPAPEKSEDKSDKKAKVLEK